One stretch of Corvus hawaiiensis isolate bCorHaw1 chromosome 1, bCorHaw1.pri.cur, whole genome shotgun sequence DNA includes these proteins:
- the SKIDA1 gene encoding SKI/DACH domain-containing protein 1 — MGDLKSGFEEVDGVRLGYLIIKGKQMFALSQVFTDLLKNIPRTTVHKRMDHLKVKKHHCDLEELRKLKAINSIAFHAAKCTLISREDVEALYTSCKTERVLKTKRRKLSRALSATDLRPELAPADPFSGFWKENKLWLGLSDSPRPLLPVRRKALRPGDTALLPAAHLPHIFSKYTGHSYPEIARAPCKSPVNYETAPAVGGCVPLRSRRPLAAAARPRLPAAGPPPLPARCRRRRHGAAAAAGTLGPPGGARRPLALPRPCRPRGVPRLPLPLPRGFGPPAFPESGSSDSESSCCSGRAAHDSDCGSSLSSSSEGSSEEEDEEEEDEEGSGASDSSEGSSEEEEEEEEEEEEEEEEEDSTSDSDSSSVSSQVSVQSIRFRRTSFCSPPGVVHANFLYHLAAAAASRPPAPAEPGGLPALRGAPGGVKPELPEEWGRPGWAPTAPALRCSGGLGSCFAEIRDDRVSELTFPHSEFSNNAKSTDLTINCVAKGASSPSPKTNNAFPQQRILREARKCLQATTTHRADNNTIAARFLNNDSSSAAANSEKDSKIPHCIEFATDLPSLQTDPAEDAASPGAAAAAELQCTDTGNKALPFLHSIKIKIEDSSASDEYEPDLTTHKLKCECNDTKDEFYGATESNNQDALLTAKEDSACTEKETTSLNPLTQSQVLSCTLGTPKPEDGEYKFGARVRKNYRTLVLGKRPVLQTPPVKPNLKSARSPRPTGKIETHEGTLDDFTVNNRRKRVASNVASAVKRPFNFIANFPCPPSLIIGNDGDLLPAYSLNTTKDSQPPHKAHPVWKWQLGGSAIPLPPSHKFRKFN; from the coding sequence ATGGGAGACCTGAAGTCGGGTTTTGAAGAGGTGGATGGCGTGAGGCTCGGCTACCTCATCattaaaggaaagcaaatgtttGCACTCTCCCAGGTTTTTACAGACCTGCTCAAAAACATCCCGCGAACTACCGTGCACAAGCGAATGGatcatttaaaagtaaaaaaacatCACTGCGACTTGGAGGAGTTGAGGAAGCTCAAAGCCATCAACTCCATCGCTTTCCACGCCGCCAAATGCACCCTGATCTCCAGAGAGGACGTGGAAGCCCTATACACATCCTGCAAAACCGAACGGGTTCTTAAAACGAAACGGAGGAAACTAAGCCGGGCGCTGTCTGCCACCGATCTCCGGCCGGAGCTCGCTCCCGCCGACCCCTTCTCCGGCTTCTGGAAGGAGAACAAACTTTGGTTGGGTCTGAGCGACTCTCCTCGGCCGCTGCTGCCCGTCCGGAGGAAAGCTCTGCGCCCGGGGGACACAGCCTTGCTACCGGCTGCTCATCTACCTCACATTTTTAGTAAATACACTGGCCACAGCTACCCAGAAATCGCTCGGGCGCCTTGCAAATCCCCCGTAAACTATGAAACGGCGCCGGCGGTGGGCGGCTGCGTGCCCCTGCGCTCCCGCCGCCCTCTCGCCGccgcggcgcggccccggctCCCGGCCGCCGGTCCCCCGCCCCTGCccgcccgctgccgccgccgccgccacggGGCGGCCGCTGCCGCCGGCACGCTGGGCCCCCCCGGCGGCGCCCGCcggcccctggccctgccccgGCCCTGCCGGCCCCGCGGCGTCCCGCGGCTGCCGCTGCCTCTGCCCCGCGGCTTCGGGCCGCCCGCCTTTCCCGAGAGCGGCAGCAGCGACTCGGAGTCCAGCTGCTGCTCGGGCCGCGCCGCCCACGACTCGGACTGcggctccagcctctccagctccagcGAGGGCAGCtcggaggaggaggacgaggaggaggaggacgaggagggcAGCGGCGCCTCGGACTCCAGCGAGGGCAGctcggaggaggaggaggaagaggaggaggaggaggaggaagaggaggaggaggaggacagcaCCTCGGACTCCGACtccagctcggtctccagccaGGTTTCGGTGCAGAGCATCCGCTTCAGGCGCACCAGCTTCTGCAGCCCGCCCGGCGTGGTCCACGCCAACTTCTTGTACCATctggcggccgccgccgcctcccggcccccggccccggcggagCCCGGTGGGCTGCCCGCCCTCCGCGGCGCTCCCGGCGGAGTCAAGCCGGAGCTGCCGGAGGAGTGGGGCCGCCCCGGCTGGGCTCCCACCGCCCCGGCGCTGCGCTGCTCCGGCGGCCTGGGGAGCTGCTTCGCAGAGATAAGAGATGATAGGGTATCCGAACTCACATTCCCACACTCTGAATTTTCCAATAATGCCAAGAGTACTGACCTAACAATTAACTGTGTTGCAAAGGGGGCCTCTTCACCTAGCCCAAAGACAAACAATGCATTTCCACAACAAAGAATACTCAGAGAGGCAAGGAAATGCCTTCAAGCAACTACTACACACCGTGCAGATAACAATACAATAGCTGCTAGGTTCTTAAATAATGATTCTTCATCAGCGGCAGCAAATTCAGAGAAAGATTCCAAAATCCCTCATTGTATTGAATTTGCCACGGATTTGCCCTCTTTACAAACTGATCCTGCGGAGGATGCTGCTTctccaggggcagcagcagcagctgagctccagTGCACTGATACAGGCAATAAGGCATTGCCATTCCTGCACAGcattaaaatcaaaatagaGGACAGCAGTGCGAGCGACGAGTATGAGCCTGATCTTACAACACATAAGCTAAAGTGTGAGTGCAATGATACTAAGGATGAGTTTTACGGTGCGACTGAGAGTAATAACCAGGACGCTTTATTAACAGCCAAGGAAGATTCTGCATGCACTGAGAAAGAGACCACTTCCTTAAACCCACTGACTCAGAGTCAGGTCCTCTCATGCACTTTAGGTACTCCAAAACCTGAGGATGGGGAGTATAAATTTGGAGCAAGGGTGAGAAAAAATTACAGGACACTGGTTTTGGGAAAGCGACCTGTACTGCAGACTCCTCCAGTCAAACCAAATTTGAAATCAGCTCGAAGCCCACGTCCTACAGGTAAAATCGAGACACATGAAGGAACACTGGATGATTTTACAGTTAACAATAGACGCAAAAGGGTAGCCAGCAATGTAGCATCAGCAGTGAAAAGGCCATTTAATTTCATTGCAAATTTTCCCTGTCCACCATCACTAATTATTGGCAATGATGGGGATTTGTTGCCAGCTTATTCCTTAAACACCACTAAGGATTCCCAACCACCTCACAAGGCCCATCCTGTATGGAAATGGCAGCTGGGCGGTTCTGCAATACCTCTTCCACCTAGCCACAAATTCAGgaaatttaattaa